Proteins encoded together in one Thermomonospora curvata DSM 43183 window:
- a CDS encoding CoA transferase — translation MAGEASAMGLPLDGMRVVELSSFVASPLGGMTLAQLGADVIRVDQIGGGPDIDRWPLAPSGRSLYWAGLNKGKRSVTVDLRSAEGRKIVADLIAESGIVLTNAPRRDGLTYQQLRERRPDLIYVQLVGKRGGGNAVDYTVNAALGFPLVTGPEDHDGPVNHVLPAWDIACGLYLAVGLLAAERQRLRTGAGQYLEVALSDVALATAGNLGYLAEAQFGEPRRRIGNHLFGDFGRDFATGDGRRVLVLTLSARHWRDLLAATGLGEVAEALERALGADFTKAADRYTYREALCGIFTPWFAARTCGQIEEAFQGTSVLWARYRDFAELVADDSAALRAEPLIGELDQPGIGRHLAPGSPLVLGGLQRPPAPAPLLGQHTDEVLGELLSLPKDALDDLRARRVIGERE, via the coding sequence GTGGCCGGTGAGGCGAGCGCGATGGGACTGCCGCTGGACGGGATGCGGGTGGTCGAGCTGTCCAGCTTCGTGGCCTCGCCGCTGGGTGGGATGACACTGGCCCAGCTCGGGGCGGACGTGATCCGGGTCGACCAGATCGGTGGCGGGCCCGACATCGACCGGTGGCCGCTGGCGCCGTCCGGGCGGAGCCTTTACTGGGCCGGGCTCAACAAGGGCAAACGGTCGGTCACCGTGGATCTGCGGTCGGCCGAAGGGCGCAAGATCGTCGCCGATCTGATCGCCGAGAGCGGGATCGTCCTCACCAACGCGCCCCGGCGGGACGGGCTGACCTACCAACAGCTGCGGGAGCGGCGGCCGGACCTGATCTACGTGCAGCTCGTCGGCAAGCGCGGCGGCGGCAACGCCGTGGACTACACCGTGAACGCCGCCTTGGGCTTCCCGCTGGTGACCGGTCCGGAAGACCACGACGGGCCGGTCAACCACGTGCTGCCGGCCTGGGACATCGCCTGCGGGCTGTACCTGGCGGTCGGGCTGCTGGCCGCCGAACGGCAGCGGCTGCGCACCGGGGCCGGGCAGTACCTGGAGGTCGCCCTCAGCGACGTGGCGCTGGCCACCGCCGGCAACCTCGGCTACCTGGCCGAAGCCCAGTTCGGCGAGCCGCGGCGGCGCATCGGCAACCACCTCTTCGGCGACTTCGGACGCGACTTCGCCACCGGCGACGGCCGGCGCGTCCTGGTGCTGACCCTCTCGGCCCGGCACTGGCGCGACCTGCTCGCCGCCACCGGCCTGGGCGAGGTCGCCGAAGCCCTGGAACGGGCCCTGGGCGCCGACTTCACCAAAGCCGCCGACCGCTACACCTACCGGGAGGCGCTGTGCGGCATCTTCACCCCCTGGTTCGCCGCCCGCACCTGCGGCCAGATCGAAGAGGCGTTCCAGGGCACCTCCGTGCTGTGGGCCCGGTACCGCGACTTCGCCGAACTGGTGGCCGACGACAGCGCCGCCCTGCGCGCCGAACCGCTGATCGGGGAGCTGGACCAGCCCGGCATCGGCCGCCACCTGGCCCCCGGCTCGCCCCTGGTGCTCGGCGGTCTCCAGCGGCCTCCCGCCCCGGCGCCCCTGCTGGGCCAGCACACCGACGAAGTCCTCGGCGAACTGCTCTCTTTGCCCAAGGACGCCTTGGACGACCTGCGCGCCCGCCGCGTGATCGGAGAGCGGGAATAG
- a CDS encoding FAS1-like dehydratase domain-containing protein, which yields MSEGLAAHVDGWNPGPQTVTDELPPGPAAALAAVLDRPGDAPEAGEELPPLWHWLYFLEWVPQAELGADGHPARGHFLPPIPERTRMFAGGRLRVHAPLRVGRVAERTSVLAGVNVKQGRAGELLFVTVRHEIRQDGELRVTDEQDLVYRSGSAPARHELQSGTPSSPDPWQLPLTAEPPLLFRFSALTANAHRIHYDLPYTRDAEGFPALVVHGPLLAVLMAELPRRNAPGRRVTGLAYRFRRPVFAGEAVLVTGGPDGRLAVVDAAGQARAQAEVELS from the coding sequence GTGAGCGAAGGGCTTGCCGCGCACGTGGACGGGTGGAACCCGGGGCCGCAGACCGTGACGGACGAGCTGCCGCCCGGGCCGGCGGCGGCGCTGGCCGCGGTGCTCGACCGGCCCGGGGACGCGCCCGAAGCCGGGGAAGAACTGCCGCCGCTGTGGCATTGGCTGTACTTCCTGGAATGGGTGCCCCAAGCGGAGCTGGGGGCCGACGGGCATCCGGCGCGCGGGCACTTTCTGCCGCCGATTCCCGAGCGCACCCGGATGTTCGCCGGGGGCCGGCTGCGGGTGCACGCGCCGCTGCGGGTGGGGAGGGTGGCCGAGCGCACGTCCGTCCTCGCCGGGGTGAACGTCAAGCAGGGCCGGGCGGGCGAGCTGCTGTTCGTGACCGTCCGGCATGAGATCCGGCAGGACGGCGAGCTGCGCGTCACCGACGAGCAGGACCTGGTGTACCGGTCGGGTTCGGCGCCCGCCCGGCACGAGCTGCAAAGCGGGACGCCCTCCTCACCGGACCCCTGGCAGTTGCCGCTGACGGCCGAGCCGCCGCTGCTGTTCCGGTTCAGCGCGCTGACCGCCAACGCCCACCGCATCCACTACGACCTGCCCTACACCCGGGACGCGGAGGGCTTCCCCGCCCTGGTCGTGCACGGCCCGCTGCTGGCCGTCCTGATGGCCGAGCTGCCGCGCCGCAACGCCCCCGGGCGGCGGGTGACGGGCCTTGCCTACCGGTTCCGCCGTCCGGTGTTCGCCGGGGAGGCGGTGCTGGTGACCGGCGGGCCGGACGGGAGGCTGGCCGTGGTGGACGCCGCCGGGCAGGCCCGGGCGCAGGCGGAGGTGGAACTGTCATGA
- the mbhE gene encoding hydrogen gas-evolving membrane-bound hydrogenase subunit E has translation MVTLVAFHAVLALLLPWALRHDRRAMPYVAALAPLATVIWAVRQSGAVAAGEPIAETVDWAAELGLVLQFRLDGLSWVMLLLVGGVGVLVLVYSAWYFPRPPALIISVLVAFAGAMTGLVLADNLLVLYVFWELTTLCSYLLIAADRPEDPEHRRAANQALLITTGFGLVMLAGFVVLGLAAGTYTISVLLADPPEGAAVITALVLILLGAFAKSAQMPLHSWLPAAMVAPTPISAYLHAAAMVQAGVYLVGRLTPGFAGTGVWVPLVVTVGLVSLLAAGWQALWQDDLKRLLAYGTISQLGLLMVLVGAGDRTAALAGDALLLAHGLFKAPMFLAVGVLDRTFGTRRGSRLHGVGPQLPVTALATALAVASMVGLPPFLGFTAKEAALEAFAHGGADLLVLAGVTVGSAFTVAYGIRFLQAAFGGDADEPTGAELKTDTTAVWHALRERARTPRRLGGGPGAPGEAPDEPPSDAPARSRDETPEHPGAGEPPPAAPDRPRDPERSDGGEPPSPTSFRGEGAERPGAGEGSAPPPDRPRSGVGGLPGEAIWPILVPAVAGLLAGLGPGVWHRVIAPYADQMPTTEPGYTLALWHGLGPLALSVLVLALGTWLYLRAPRLRPLRRRLARLPTAEAGYYACLSGLLLGARELTRRIQVGSLPVYLTVIMLTVLALPGVTLVAGLLNGTGPAWSGGRVRLWDHPMQAVLGVLVVTAALAATRVRRRLSAALLLSATGYGVVGLFVLHGAPDLALTALVVETLTLIILVFVLRRLPEWFPPSRRPLGLRAASTAVSAGIGAFAALFLLVAVLSRTARPVGPRYIQAAAEEDAGNVVNAILVDLRALDTLGEITVLAVAAVGVAALVLTGMEDRTPWPAETGERQPGRWLASPSTPLPGVRPVLLAVTARILIPTILVVSVYLLPAGHAEPGGGFVAGLVAGVAFVLRYLAGGVSELAAAMPLNPGVFIGGGLGLAVGSGAAAWLAGGAFLETTVLRADWPLIGHVELPTSLFFDLGVFGLVLGLVLSLIRTLGTSLEEEPGGRR, from the coding sequence ATGGTGACGCTCGTGGCGTTCCACGCCGTCCTGGCACTGCTGCTGCCGTGGGCGCTGCGGCACGACCGGAGAGCCATGCCGTATGTGGCGGCGCTCGCCCCCCTGGCCACGGTGATCTGGGCGGTGCGGCAGTCGGGGGCGGTCGCCGCCGGCGAGCCGATCGCCGAGACGGTGGACTGGGCCGCCGAACTGGGGCTGGTGCTGCAGTTCCGCCTGGACGGCCTGTCCTGGGTGATGCTGCTGCTGGTCGGCGGCGTCGGCGTGCTGGTGCTGGTGTACTCGGCCTGGTACTTCCCCCGGCCCCCGGCGCTGATCATCTCGGTGCTGGTGGCCTTCGCCGGGGCGATGACCGGCCTGGTGCTGGCCGACAACCTCCTGGTGCTGTATGTGTTCTGGGAGCTGACCACCCTGTGCTCCTACCTGCTGATCGCCGCCGACCGCCCCGAAGACCCCGAGCACCGCCGCGCCGCCAACCAGGCCCTGCTGATCACCACCGGGTTCGGGCTGGTCATGCTGGCCGGGTTCGTGGTGCTCGGCCTGGCCGCGGGCACCTACACCATCTCGGTGCTGCTGGCCGACCCGCCCGAGGGCGCCGCCGTCATCACCGCCTTGGTGCTGATCCTGCTGGGCGCGTTCGCCAAATCGGCGCAGATGCCGCTGCACTCCTGGCTGCCGGCGGCGATGGTGGCGCCCACCCCCATCAGCGCCTACCTGCACGCGGCGGCGATGGTGCAGGCGGGCGTGTACCTGGTGGGCCGGCTGACGCCCGGCTTCGCCGGCACCGGGGTGTGGGTCCCGCTGGTGGTGACGGTCGGCCTGGTCAGCCTGCTGGCCGCCGGATGGCAGGCATTGTGGCAGGACGACCTGAAACGCCTGCTGGCCTACGGGACGATCAGCCAGCTCGGCCTGCTGATGGTGCTGGTCGGCGCGGGCGACCGCACCGCCGCGCTGGCCGGGGACGCCCTGCTGCTGGCGCACGGCCTGTTCAAGGCCCCGATGTTCCTGGCGGTCGGCGTCCTGGACCGCACGTTCGGAACCCGCCGGGGCAGCCGGCTGCACGGCGTCGGCCCGCAACTGCCGGTCACCGCCCTGGCCACGGCGCTGGCGGTGGCGTCCATGGTCGGACTGCCGCCGTTCCTGGGCTTCACGGCCAAGGAGGCCGCCCTGGAGGCGTTCGCCCACGGCGGCGCGGACCTGCTGGTGCTGGCGGGTGTGACAGTCGGCTCGGCGTTCACCGTCGCCTACGGAATCCGCTTCCTGCAGGCGGCCTTCGGCGGCGACGCCGACGAGCCGACCGGAGCGGAACTGAAAACCGACACGACGGCCGTATGGCACGCCCTCCGCGAAAGAGCCCGGACACCCCGACGCCTCGGCGGCGGCCCCGGAGCACCCGGCGAAGCCCCGGACGAGCCGCCATCGGACGCACCTGCCCGCTCGCGTGACGAGACCCCAGAACACCCGGGCGCGGGAGAGCCGCCACCGGCCGCACCCGATCGCCCACGTGATCCGGAGCGTTCAGACGGGGGTGAACCGCCGTCCCCCACGTCCTTCCGCGGCGAGGGTGCGGAACGTCCAGGCGCGGGAGAGGGGTCGGCGCCACCGCCCGACCGCCCGCGTTCGGGCGTGGGAGGACTGCCCGGGGAGGCGATCTGGCCGATTCTGGTGCCCGCCGTCGCCGGGCTGCTGGCCGGGCTGGGGCCCGGGGTGTGGCATCGGGTGATCGCCCCTTACGCCGACCAGATGCCGACCACCGAACCGGGCTACACGCTGGCGCTGTGGCACGGGCTGGGGCCGCTGGCGCTGTCGGTGCTGGTCCTGGCGCTGGGGACGTGGCTGTACCTGCGGGCGCCGCGGCTGCGTCCGCTGCGGCGGCGCCTGGCGCGGCTGCCCACCGCCGAGGCCGGTTACTACGCCTGCCTGAGCGGCCTGCTGCTGGGGGCGCGGGAGCTGACCCGGCGCATCCAGGTCGGGTCGCTGCCGGTCTACCTGACGGTGATCATGCTGACCGTGCTGGCGCTGCCGGGAGTGACCCTGGTGGCCGGGCTGCTCAACGGCACGGGGCCCGCCTGGAGCGGCGGCCGGGTGCGGCTGTGGGATCACCCGATGCAGGCCGTTTTGGGGGTGCTGGTGGTGACCGCCGCCCTGGCGGCCACCCGGGTGCGGCGCAGGCTGTCGGCGGCGCTGCTGCTGAGCGCCACCGGTTACGGCGTGGTGGGGTTGTTCGTCCTGCACGGGGCGCCCGACCTGGCGTTGACCGCCCTGGTGGTGGAGACGCTGACGCTGATCATCCTGGTGTTCGTGCTGCGGCGGCTGCCCGAATGGTTCCCGCCGAGCCGCCGGCCGCTCGGCCTGCGGGCCGCCTCCACCGCCGTCAGCGCCGGGATCGGCGCGTTCGCCGCGCTGTTCCTGCTGGTCGCCGTGCTCAGCCGGACGGCGCGACCGGTCGGGCCGCGCTACATCCAGGCCGCCGCCGAAGAGGACGCGGGCAACGTGGTCAACGCGATCCTGGTGGACCTGCGCGCCCTGGACACCCTCGGTGAGATCACCGTCCTGGCGGTGGCCGCGGTGGGGGTGGCGGCGCTGGTGCTGACCGGCATGGAGGACCGCACCCCCTGGCCGGCCGAGACCGGGGAACGGCAGCCCGGACGGTGGCTGGCCTCGCCCAGCACCCCGCTGCCGGGGGTCCGCCCGGTGCTGCTGGCGGTGACCGCCCGGATCCTCATCCCCACCATCCTGGTCGTCTCGGTCTACCTGCTGCCGGCCGGGCACGCCGAGCCCGGCGGCGGGTTCGTGGCCGGGCTGGTGGCGGGTGTGGCGTTCGTGCTGCGCTACCTGGCCGGCGGGGTGTCCGAACTGGCCGCCGCGATGCCGCTCAACCCGGGGGTCTTCATCGGCGGGGGCCTGGGACTGGCGGTCGGCTCGGGGGCCGCGGCCTGGCTCGCCGGCGGGGCCTTCTTGGAGACGACCGTGCTGCGGGCCGACTGGCCCTTGATCGGGCACGTGGAGCTGCCCACCTCCCTGTTCTTCGACCTGGGAGTGTTCGGCCTGGTGCTCGGGCTGGTGCTGAGCCTGATCCGCACCCTGGGCACCAGCCTGGAGGAGGAACCGGGAGGGCGCCGGTGA
- a CDS encoding SAM-dependent methyltransferase, whose amino-acid sequence MGADGAVPTDIPTDVPTSARVYNWLLGGKDNFEIDRQFVRDTIRLTPHVLDAARANRLFLYRVVRYLAAEAGIRQFIDLGCGLPTDNNTHQVAQKHAPDARVVYVDIDPIVLAHARALPAGDGSTVVITADMHDPEAILEHPDTKRLIDFSEPLAVLYLSVGHHLPDSDDPHTVLHTYIDRAVPGSHLAFTQIVSTLPAERRAELDAIVPPNIPWQTRSPEEVDALLLGHGLEPVEPGLVDINNWRPDPNQPPLAPVPEELKTYEGASKLHKELFEYGGLFRKP is encoded by the coding sequence TTGGGCGCTGACGGCGCCGTCCCGACCGACATCCCCACCGACGTGCCGACCTCCGCCCGGGTTTACAACTGGCTCCTGGGCGGCAAGGACAACTTCGAAATCGACCGGCAGTTCGTGCGGGACACCATCCGCCTCACCCCGCACGTCCTCGACGCCGCCCGAGCGAACCGGCTGTTTCTGTACCGGGTGGTGCGCTACCTGGCGGCCGAGGCCGGCATCCGCCAGTTCATCGACCTGGGCTGCGGCCTGCCCACCGACAACAACACCCACCAAGTCGCCCAAAAGCACGCACCCGACGCCCGGGTCGTCTACGTGGACATCGACCCGATCGTGCTCGCCCATGCCCGCGCCCTGCCGGCCGGGGACGGCTCCACCGTGGTCATCACCGCCGACATGCACGACCCCGAGGCCATCCTGGAGCACCCCGACACCAAGCGCCTGATCGACTTCAGCGAGCCGCTGGCCGTGCTGTACCTGTCGGTCGGCCACCACCTGCCCGACTCCGACGACCCCCACACCGTCCTGCACACCTACATCGACCGCGCCGTCCCCGGCAGCCACCTGGCCTTCACTCAGATCGTCAGCACCCTCCCCGCCGAACGGCGCGCCGAACTGGACGCCATCGTCCCTCCCAACATCCCCTGGCAGACCCGCAGCCCCGAAGAGGTCGACGCGCTGCTGCTGGGGCACGGCCTGGAGCCGGTCGAACCGGGCCTGGTCGACATCAACAACTGGCGCCCCGACCCCAACCAGCCGCCTCTGGCCCCCGTTCCCGAAGAGCTGAAAACTTACGAGGGCGCCTCCAAGCTCCACAAGGAACTGTTCGAGTACGGCGGGCTGTTCCGAAAGCCGTGA
- a CDS encoding acyl-CoA dehydrogenase family protein: MIGYELAPEERAIVETVREFVDREVRPVARDLEHANAYPEDLIEQMKRLGIFGLAIPEPYGETKVSTPCFALVTEELARGWMSLAGAMGGHTVVSKLICDFGTEEQKRRYLPRMATGELRAAMALTEPGGGSDLQAMRTTATLDEDHYVINGAKTWITNARRAGLIALLCKTDPEARPAHKGISILLVEKVPGLTVSRDLPKLGYKGVESCELAFEDCRVPRTALLGGREGRGFAQMMKGLEIGRIQVAARATGVGRAAFDDAFRYARQRESFGKPIWQHQSIGNYLADMATKLTAARRLLLHAAERYDSGERCDMEAGMAKLFASETAMEIALNAIRIHGGYGYSTEFDVERYFRDAPLMIVGEGTNEIQRNVIIKQLISRGGLT, translated from the coding sequence ATGATCGGCTACGAGCTGGCCCCCGAAGAGCGCGCGATCGTCGAGACCGTCCGCGAGTTCGTCGATCGCGAGGTCCGCCCGGTCGCCCGCGACCTGGAGCACGCCAACGCCTACCCCGAAGACCTCATCGAGCAGATGAAACGCCTGGGGATCTTCGGGCTGGCCATCCCCGAGCCGTACGGGGAGACCAAGGTCTCCACCCCCTGCTTCGCCCTGGTCACCGAGGAGCTGGCCCGCGGGTGGATGAGCCTGGCCGGGGCGATGGGCGGCCACACCGTGGTCTCCAAGCTGATCTGCGACTTCGGCACCGAGGAGCAGAAACGCCGCTACCTGCCGCGCATGGCCACCGGGGAGCTGCGCGCCGCGATGGCGCTGACCGAGCCCGGCGGCGGCTCCGACCTGCAGGCCATGCGGACCACGGCCACCCTCGATGAGGACCACTACGTCATCAACGGCGCCAAGACCTGGATCACCAACGCCCGCCGCGCCGGCCTGATCGCCCTGCTGTGCAAGACCGACCCCGAGGCCCGGCCCGCGCACAAGGGCATCAGCATCCTGCTGGTGGAGAAGGTCCCCGGCCTGACCGTCTCCCGCGACCTGCCCAAGCTCGGCTACAAGGGCGTCGAAAGCTGCGAGCTGGCCTTCGAAGACTGCCGCGTCCCCCGCACCGCCCTGCTCGGCGGCCGGGAGGGGCGAGGGTTCGCGCAGATGATGAAGGGCCTGGAGATCGGCCGCATCCAGGTCGCCGCCCGCGCCACCGGGGTCGGCCGCGCCGCCTTCGACGACGCCTTCCGCTACGCCCGGCAGCGCGAAAGCTTCGGCAAGCCGATCTGGCAGCACCAGTCCATCGGCAACTACCTGGCCGACATGGCCACCAAGCTGACCGCCGCCCGCCGCCTGCTGCTGCACGCCGCCGAACGCTACGACTCCGGCGAGCGCTGCGACATGGAGGCCGGCATGGCCAAGCTGTTCGCCTCCGAGACCGCCATGGAGATCGCTTTGAACGCCATCCGCATCCACGGCGGCTACGGCTACTCCACCGAGTTCGACGTCGAACGCTACTTCCGCGACGCCCCCCTGATGATCGTCGGGGAGGGCACCAACGAGATCCAGCGCAACGTCATCATCAAGCAGCTCATCAGCCGCGGCGGCCTGACCTGA
- a CDS encoding HEAT repeat domain-containing protein: MSRDEQRPAARPFLRALEQLHSDDPRARERGFDFLREHADSYVAELIEAFGREDDAEMRCLLLELLAEARDPTALPVLAEQLACPDESVQFWAVRGLEMLGTREAGQALDRARAEGWIF; the protein is encoded by the coding sequence ATGAGCCGAGACGAGCAGCGGCCGGCGGCGCGGCCTTTCCTGCGGGCGCTGGAGCAGTTGCACAGCGACGATCCCCGGGCGCGGGAGAGGGGCTTTGACTTCCTGCGCGAGCACGCCGACTCCTACGTGGCGGAGCTGATCGAGGCGTTCGGCCGGGAGGACGACGCCGAGATGCGCTGCCTGCTGCTGGAGCTGCTCGCCGAGGCGCGCGACCCCACGGCCCTGCCGGTGCTGGCCGAGCAGCTCGCCTGCCCGGACGAGTCCGTGCAGTTCTGGGCGGTCCGGGGCCTGGAGATGCTCGGCACCCGCGAGGCCGGCCAGGCCCTCGACCGCGCCCGCGCCGAAGGGTGGATCTTCTAG
- a CDS encoding GntR family transcriptional regulator: protein MPGKRPAAPNGPRTTPGPAVPHAAPAHPAAEIARRPALDGRQLSERVAGHVREAIMIGELRAPAYIRTEHLAAELGVSATPVREALMILHSEGAVRWEPRRGFRVLPLTERDVADLFDVQAHLAGELAARAATALPEEELDRLEGVQSRLEQAARDGDAELVDRLNHEIHRTINRSSGSHRLTALLKSTVHYVPLRFFGTVEGWPEASARDHAPILAALRARDPEAARTAMSAHIRHVGRLLIDHLRARGVLEKSASQ from the coding sequence GTGCCCGGCAAACGCCCAGCAGCCCCCAACGGTCCCCGCACCACGCCCGGACCGGCCGTCCCGCATGCCGCCCCCGCACACCCCGCCGCGGAAATCGCGCGCCGGCCCGCGCTGGACGGCAGGCAGCTCAGCGAACGGGTCGCCGGGCATGTGCGGGAGGCCATCATGATCGGCGAACTGCGCGCCCCCGCCTACATCCGCACCGAGCACCTGGCCGCCGAACTGGGCGTCAGCGCCACCCCGGTGCGGGAGGCCCTGATGATCCTGCACAGCGAGGGCGCCGTCCGCTGGGAGCCCCGCCGCGGTTTCCGCGTGCTGCCGCTGACCGAACGCGACGTGGCCGACCTGTTCGACGTCCAGGCCCACCTCGCCGGCGAACTGGCCGCCCGCGCCGCCACCGCCCTGCCGGAGGAGGAGCTGGACCGTCTGGAAGGCGTCCAATCCCGCCTGGAGCAGGCCGCCCGCGACGGCGACGCCGAGCTGGTCGACCGGCTCAACCACGAGATCCACCGGACGATCAACCGCTCCTCCGGGTCGCACCGGCTGACCGCGCTGCTGAAGTCGACCGTCCACTACGTGCCGCTGCGCTTCTTCGGCACCGTCGAAGGCTGGCCCGAGGCCTCGGCCCGCGACCACGCCCCCATCCTGGCCGCGCTGCGCGCCCGCGACCCCGAGGCCGCCCGCACCGCCATGTCCGCCCACATCCGCCACGTCGGCCGCCTGCTGATCGACCACCTGCGCGCCCGGGGCGTCCTGGAGAAGTCGGCATCGCAGTGA